One genomic region from Camelus bactrianus isolate YW-2024 breed Bactrian camel chromosome 3, ASM4877302v1, whole genome shotgun sequence encodes:
- the LOC105067843 gene encoding olfactory receptor 2L3, which produces MENYNQTSTDFILLGLFPSSRIGLFLFMLIVLIFLVALFGNLTMILLICLDTHLHTPMYFLLSQLSLMDLTYISTIVPKMASNFLFGNKSISFFGCGVQSFFFLTLAGAEGLLLASMAYDRYVAICFPLHYPMRISRRVCVLMITGSWIMGSINSCAHTTYALHIPYCRSRAINHFFCDVPAMLTLACMDTWVYEYTVFVSTSLFLLLPFIGIACSYGRVLLAVYRMRSAEGRKKAYSTCSAHLTVVTFYYAPFVYTYLRPRSLRSPAEDKALAVFYTILTPTLNPIIYSLRNKEVTGALRRVTQRICSKKI; this is translated from the coding sequence ATGGAAAATTATAATCAAACATCAACTGATTTCATCTTATTGGGGTTATTCCCCTCATCAAGAATTGGCCTGTTTCTTTTTATGCTCATTGTTCTCATTTTCCTAGTGGCTCTGTTTGGCAACCTCACCATGATCCTTCTCATCTGTCTGGACACCCATCTCCACACCCCCATGTATTTCCTACTTAGTCAGCTCTCCCTCATGGACCTGACCTACATCTCCACCATTGTCCCCAAAATGGCCTCCAATTTCCTGTTTGGAAACAAGTCTATCTCCTTCTTTGGGTGTGGTGTTCAGAGCTTCTTCTTCTTGACTTTAGCAGGAGCGGAAGGATTGCTTTTGGCCTCCATGGCTTATGATCGTTATGTGGCCATTTGCTTCCCTCTGCACTATCCCATGAGGATCAgcagaagagtgtgtgtgttgaTGATAACAGGATCTTGGATAATGGGCTCTATCAACTCCTGTGCCCACACCACATATGCCCTCCACATCCCTTACTGCAGGTCCAGGGCCATCAATCATTTCTTCTGTGATGTCCCAGCCATGCTGACTCTGGCCTGCATGGACACGTGGGTCTATGAGTACACCGTGTTTGTGAGCACCAGCCTCTTCCTTTTGTTGCCTTTCATTGGGATTGCATGTTCCTACGGCCGCGTTCTCCTTGCTGTCTACCGCATGCGCTcagcagaagggaggaagaaggctTATTCAACCTGCAGCGCCCACCTCACTGTGGTGACTTTCTACTATGCGCCCTTTGTTTACACTTATCTGCGCCCAAGATCCCTTCGATCTCCAGCAGAGGACAAAGCTCTGGCTGTCTTCTATACTATCCTGACACCGACACTTAACCCTATTATTTATAGCTTGAGAAACAAAGAGGTAACGGGGGCCTTGAGAAGAGTAACTCAGagaatttgctctaagaaaaTTTAG